The DNA region agataattgtatgtgtggtgtacagaaattaggtagtcattaaaaaatcatgttaaacactattattgcacacagagtccatgcaacttactatGTGACTTGTTAACCAAATTGTTAATCCTGACCTTATTCTGGCTTCCCATAACAGATtgtatacttattgactcaaggcaGTTCAGGTtttcatttctaaaaacataattccactttgacattatgggccattgtgtgtaggtcagtgacacaaaatctaagtTTAAtcatttttaaattcaggctgtaacacaagaaaatgtggaaaatcgGTGTGTACTTTCTGAAGGTGCtatttatttttggggggtcTAGGGCCTCCTGGCTGCCGGGTGCCCTAAGCGACTGCTTATGTCTCTTATGCCTGGAAGCGGTCCTGTTGATGgtcattgactgatttcctcaaacTAAAATATGTTACAACATTGTTACTAGTTTTTAGTCAGTGTATTGATATTTAAAGGGAAACATACGAATAGGTTTGTATCAGTGTAAATACGTAACTACTTTAATTCAATATTACTAGCTAAATTACATTTTCCTTTTGGCACGCACTTGTGGGTACAACATGCACACTGTAGGTCTACTCTGCTGTATTTTTATTAGCTGAAAACTGGTTTTCCTGTGTTGAATAGGGGTTTTCTTGtatttgtgtattttattttcttGATGTGTTTAAGATGCATGTGCTGTATTTAGCCTTGTGATTTATTTATGATTTTTTTGGAAAGTGACAATGCACATCAATTAGTTTTCATCTGTAGACTACTTTAGTCCCTGGGCAGATATATACAAACATTTAGCTTCACAAAcatttcacatttaaaaaaaaaagacaggTCTACAGTAGCTATTAAAAAATATCAACTAGTAAGACCATTACTCTGTTCCAGCTGGCTGATAGGCATTAGATTGCTACTGTTTGGCATAACACAGATAATTTCCGACCAATTGTAGAAGATTTGAAATAGATTTAATggagaaaaaatgtatttaatttaatAACAAGCACTTTTTAAATTCAGACGAACCCCCTGCAACTAGACATGGACGTTTAGAAGACATTGGTTGTCTTCCAAGTCGTGAATTGAGGACTATTGCCAAGTTAATTCTTCGTGATCGATGTCCCTTCCactggacggttgagctaacgtgggCTAATGCGATTAACATGAGGTTGCAactaacaagaacatttcccaggacatagacacatctgatattggcagaaaacttaaattcttgttaatctaactgcactgtccaatttacagtagccattacagtgaaatgataccatgctattgtttgaggagagtgcacaattttgaacataaaGTTAATAAAAACAAATTAGACATATTTAGGCAGtcctgatacaacattttgaacagaaatgcagtggttcattggatcactctaaaactttgcacatacactgctgccatctagtggccaaaatcgaaattgcacctgggctggaattacacatggcctttctcttgcattccaaagatgatggtacaaaaaaaaaaaaaaaagaatggttgttctttttctttgtattatcttctaCCGGATCtactgtgttatattctcctacattcctttcacatttcctttcaaatggtaccaagaataagCATATtattgcttcaggtcctgagctacatgcagttagatttgggtatgtaattttaggcgaaaatttacaaaaaggggcggatccttattcAATTTGGTCAAAAATTCTCTGTGCTATGCCAAACAGTAAGCTACTTGTAACAACGAATGGAGCATCACATTAGCCCGTTACAGTTTGTTAGTTAGCCTACAGATGCTTTACAGTTAAAAGTTAAATACACCTTTGTCGCACTAAGCCAATAGTGATGGGAATTTCCGTTATTATTTGATGTAGAAATACCAGCATGATAAACTGTCAGATGAGCTATCTGATAGTTGCATCAAATGCTACATAGTAGCAGGCCAACTGTACGTGTGCGTGACAACTTATTTCGCAGCAACAATACACCCGCCATTATGACGCAATTATTGAGTGATAATGTTATCGCTAGTAGCCTTCATTACTGCTCTCAGCGCATTGGACAATTATTGTCCATCAATAATTCATTGGACGAGCGCGTTCATTACATTTAGTCAGTAAATAAATATTTGAACGACTTTACTCTTGTGATTTGGAATTTCGTGCATCTACTCTTGTGTTCATAAGCAGCAAGATGGCTTATCCACATAGAGTGGTGAATATTCCCACGGGATTCAAGGACTTGCTTGAGGGAGTGAGCAAGGCTGTGGTGAAGTATCAACCGGAGAGTATTCCCGCCTTCGCAGCGGTCTTCTTCAATGCGCTTCTTATCTTCAGAGACGGTAGGCTATGCTGTGCCTGAATCACCTGTAGTAGACTACACTAGACTGATGCATGTTAATAGTTCTAGACACCTTTTGTTTATTGAACTAATCATGTTGCATTGTGTTTCACAGAGAAGCCAGGCATGCCTATCCATGAGCTTATGAAAGAATTCAGGGCTACAAAAGGCTCTCATTGTAAGTTACTTCATTTTTTTCATCATCTGTTTAACAAAACAGGCCAATCAATTCTAATCCTATCTGTTGTTGTTTTCATATTGTAAATCATAATGTGCACTTTTGCTTGTTTGCAGTCTACAGGAAGCAGAATAAAGCTGTAAAACCACAAGTACAGCCGCAGGTCACTGTCCAAAGTCCTGAAAGGTCCCCCCATCCCAAGCCAATCCCGGAGTGGGAGGCAGGCCCGTTGCTAATGGAAGCTAGATGTGAGGATGTCAGGGAGCTTTTCTCCTTCATCTCTAGTGAACAGCCCTGCAGCAGCCCAGACATCCAGGCTATGGATGCAATGGCAGGAGCTTCTACTGATGGTGGCCAGAATGAGTGTGGCCTGCAGGTCTCTGCCACCACCATCACACTGTCCCCAGGGCCCATCCCAGCAGACATTGCCCAGGGCCTGGCCCTGTACCGGCGCAAGATTGACCTAGAGTCGTCCCCCCGGGACTCTCCTCCACTCGGGGCTTCCGCCAACAACTCCTGTGCGCGTGTCCGTTCGGCCCTCTTCGAGCGGGTCTCCTTCAGCGAGATCAGCAAGGAGTTGGATGCGGTGCTGATCCGGACTGGCGTGCTCCCATCAGAGTCCCTGATCATCGTGCAGACAGAGCATGTACCCGAGATGATTGTGTTCCAGGCTCATCCCCTATTGGCTGAGAACGCAGCAGTGGCTCCGCCTCCGTGTGACGTCCCTGTCAGGTCTAAGTGCAGCTGTGCCTCGATGTTGGGCGCCCTCGAAGACGTGGTGGCACCATTGGAGGTGGCCGGTACATCTCAGCCTAGCTATCCCATCTTAGCATCCGTCTGTGAGATAGCAGCTCCCGTGGTGGAGAGACCAACTGCCAAGGTCGCTGAGCCTGAGGAGTCTCCAGCCCTTGGAGACAAGGTTGTACCCCTTGAGGTCCACTCTGCACAAGTCGAACCCCAGGAGATGACACCCTCAAGGCCCTCCATCCCAGTTGGAACACTGGAGCTCCCTGTTTCAGCCCCTGCTGTGTCTGACTCCCCTGCTGTGTCTGACTCCCCTGCTGTGTCTGACTCCCCTGCTGTGTCTGACTCCCCTGCTGTGTCTGACTCCCCTGCTGTGTCTGACTCCCCTGCTGTGTCTGACTCCCCTGCTGTGTCTGACTCCCCTGCTGTGTCTGACTCCCCTGCTATGGCTGTCCAAGAGGTGCAGATTAGTGTGACTGATCGACATCTCTCAGTCATCCTACACTCCCTCTCTGGTGCAACTTCACCATCCGAGACAGCAGAGGATGTGATGCTGGTTCCTATGGTAGTGTCCCCTCCTGAATCAGTCAAAAAGGCGGCGAGAGAGTCCTCTGATCTTCTGTGTCCTCTTCCTGTAGCAACATTGGAGACTGAGTCTGTTAGTGTGATTTGTCCCCCTCCTTCTCCAGTGACTGTGGAGATCCAACCTTCCATTCTGGCTTCTCCCCTTACTGCTGCAACCGTGGAAACAGAATCCTCCAATCGGATTTGTCCTTCTGTGGTCAGCGTGGAGACTGAATTGGCCAATATGCGATCTTCTTCTGCTGCAAAGACAGTGGAGGCCGACTCTTCTGTTGTGACCTGTCCCCATACTGCAGTGACCGATGACTTTGTGGCCTCTGTTTCTGTGTGCCTCCCTGTTGTGGCACTAGAAGAGACCGGTATCCCTAGTGTGCAGCTCCCAGCTCCCGCGATTGCCTTGACAGAGGAAACTCAGTGCCAGTCTGCTTCACCATGCCTACCCACCCTCACGGCCGCAGGAGAGTCCAGAACCCCCTTCTTGGTCTACCTCCCACTGCCTGCTCCAGAGCTGGCTAAGACCCCTGGTCTGTTGTGCCAACTGGGCCTGGGACCAGAGGAAGCCAAGAGCTTCCCTTTCCTGTGTCTCCCTATTTCTGACATCCCCAGGACCCCAAGTCTTGTGACTGCCAGCCTGGCTCCAGCTCAAACTGCGGctgttgctcctgctgctgctccgGATTTACCAAGGACCAACCTCCCCGGAGTGACAGATATCCCCAGGACCCTGAGTTATGTGGCGGCTGGAGCTCAGGAGCTACCACGGCTCCAGAGCTATACGGCTAACACCGCTGAAGTCCAGGAGCCACCGAGGACCCCCAGCTATCTGGCTAACACCCCTGGAGTTCAGGAAATACCACACAACCCCAGCTATCTGAAAAACTCAGCTGTCTTCCAAGATATGTGTTTTATGTGCCCCTCCGTTACCGCCTCCAATCTGTCCAGGAACAATAGCTTTGTGCACTCTCCGGCTGCCATGGCTCCACAGCAGCCGATTAGGGGCCCGTGTATGATGTCTCTGTACCCCCAGGGAGGGCCTGTGATGGGCCACTGTACCCACTCCCCAGGACAGTGTTCTGCATCTCTGCAGCAGCAGGCTGGCATGGCTCCGCTCAACCACGGACAGCAGACCAACACCAACTTCATGCCCATTTGTTCTCAAGGGCCAAGTAAGATGTTTACATGTATTAATTTAATGTTCCAACCTTTGCACTGAAGTCAATAGATTTCAGCTGTACATTTGTTGGTTCATAGCTGTACACTTAGAAAATGAATCCACTTTAGGGGAAACTGTCTGCCGCAGCATCTTGTTATTGTTGTGGTTTCGTGGACGGTGATTTGCGTCGAGCAGTGCAAAATAACATAATTGCATtacatattctgctgttctattgTGCTTACAATGATGTCTGAGGGCAAAAACTGTTTGTTGTTTGCAgcaacttctttgttgttgtaatatcccaaAAGGACGCGGCAGTTTCACCATTAACGATTCCAGCTTAATTCATCTATAGGTTTTACCTTTACATTACAGACATAATACACTGGGATTTTTGTGAGACTGCCATCATGCCTtataatgtatttttcttctccccctctatctcctcagGCCTGTGTAGCTGCCTCAGCAGGACCGGTAGCCACTGGCGCCTCTGCCACCTGACGCGACCCGAGTCCCAGGGCAGGGTGAGCAGCATGATCTGCCCCTACCAGAACTCCCAGACCATGATGCACTGCAACAGCCTGGATCACATGGCCAACATCCCCATGTACCAGGACTGTGGCCACTACTCTAGCAGCTGCCACCTGCTGCCACCGTGCTCCCAGTCGTCCCACAGCAGCCTGCACACCCACCACGTGGCCGAGCCCCATTGCTCTGCTCACAACCTGGGCACCTCCTTCGTCCAGCCCCAGACCTGCTCCTCCGACCCCCTCTTCCACTTCCCCCAGCAGTACCACCTGTTGGCCACCCCCTCCCAGGAGAGGCAGCAGGCCCTGTGCCCTCTCCAGTGCCCACTGCTGCAGCAGCGCCACAGCTCCCTGCTCTTTTGTGGGCACCAGGGGGAGCTGAGCAGGCGGGGCTCCTCCAGCTGTGTCCCTGCCACCAaccagagacagaaccagggaggAATGGAGCAGAAGAACAACATCCCCAGCTGCGTATCGCTTCATAACAAAAGATTAGACACAAGCTCAAACAACAATCAAGGTAGCTAAACATGTTGCCACTATGAAATGTATGGTTGTGTTTTAGATTTCACTTGGACTTTCTGGATGAATGTCAGGGCTAGCATCCATGCCTACCATGTGGTTATTATTAAAAGTTGAACATATGGCATTAAGTGGTTGAAGAAGCTATGTGTTTTCATGTTATAGATGAAACTATGCTCTCTTCTTTTTCTCGTCACAGGCTGCGTCATGAACTGCAATCCCCAGGGCAACTAATCCTGTCTTCACATGAGAAGGACCTTATTTTTGCAGTTGCCAATGTCTCTTTTGCATTCTTTTAAACTGATAATGAGGAATAAATATACTTACATTGCATGAATTTCGATAGTGTACAAACCCTCAATCAATCACTGCAAAAACATACAACTTAAGGTAATTGCAGCTATATAAAGGCAGTAGATGGAGGGTAAACTTCCACATTGATACAAAAGTTTGACAAAGATTCGGTATTGGGCTGTTGTTTAAAGCTacaatccttagttgctacatcatTTTTTGGACTATAACTTATAAATCCCtcttgagcttagttcaactgtcataccccatcagaaaccaaaatataagcttgttttactccaatgtttgtaaacaatgtaaacaaacactttatACCCTCCAAACATGgttcaaactataattttgatatcactGATGGTCAGTCCTTACGTCTatggctctgtctatgaatttgagagaggcatggagaaatgtaaccactctcagctttttaccaaaacagtggcgaGGTGTCACTTTGTTCTATTTTtaaactaaggattctagctttaggACCACTCTGTTTCTATGAAATGCGCACAATGTTATCCAATCTATCTATGAATAGAACCATTGCAACACTCACAAAATGAGTCATAATGTCACATCCATGTTGCATAGTAACAGATTCCAAGtgtgagttaaaaaaaaaattataataatcacCATCAACCTTTAAATCTGGCTTAGACAGTCTGGACTGACTTGGACTGAGCCTAAGGCCATTTCATCCTTTGAACATCTGCCCAGTTACTTGTCAGAACTCAAAATGACCTGTTCGCCAGGCTGTTACGACATAGATCCAAATGTTGCATGGGGtaaggaatatatatatatttttttaaagctaaATTTGCCTGCATGTAATGTTAGCTATTATACATGTTGTTTTCCTGCTATTGAAGCTCATCACAACATTATTTTACCATCTAATGAGAAGTTAGAGCAACTACACCATATTATTTAAAAAGTACAACAATACAGTAGGTAGAAAGTGATAGATTGTTACTTTTGGCTATGTTGTGGTAGATGAGCTAAACAATGGAATTCCACCACATGACCCATGCCTGTTGATTACCACcaacatcaaatcaaagttcatttgtcatgtgcgcccgaatacaacaggtgtagaacttccagtgaaatgcttacttacaggctctaaccaatagtgcaaaaaaaggtgttaggtgaacaataggtaagtaaagaaataaaacaacagtaaaaagacaggctatatacagtagcgaggctataaaggtagcaaggctacatacagacaccggttagtgaggctgattgaggtagtatgtacatgtagatagggttaaagtgattatgcatatatgatgaacagagagtagcagtagtgtaaaagggGGTGGCGGGACActatgcagatagcccggttagccaatgtgccggAAGctctggttggtcggcccaattgaggtagtatgtacatgaatgtatagttaaagtgactatgcatatatgatcaacagagtagcagcagcgtaaaaagagggtttgggggggcacataatgcaaatagtccgggtagccattttattaccTGTTCATGGGGTCttctggcttgggggtaaaaactgttgagaagccttttcgtcctagacttggcactccggtaccacttgccatacggtagtagagagaacagtctatgactggggtggttggggtctttga from Salvelinus fontinalis isolate EN_2023a chromosome 26, ASM2944872v1, whole genome shotgun sequence includes:
- the LOC129824117 gene encoding uncharacterized protein LOC129824117 codes for the protein MAYPHRVVNIPTGFKDLLEGVSKAVVKYQPESIPAFAAVFFNALLIFRDEKPGMPIHELMKEFRATKGSHFYRKQNKAVKPQVQPQVTVQSPERSPHPKPIPEWEAGPLLMEARCEDVRELFSFISSEQPCSSPDIQAMDAMAGASTDGGQNECGLQVSATTITLSPGPIPADIAQGLALYRRKIDLESSPRDSPPLGASANNSCARVRSALFERVSFSEISKELDAVLIRTGVLPSESLIIVQTEHVPEMIVFQAHPLLAENAAVAPPPCDVPVRSKCSCASMLGALEDVVAPLEVAGTSQPSYPILASVCEIAAPVVERPTAKVAEPEESPALGDKVVPLEVHSAQVEPQEMTPSRPSIPVGTLELPVSAPAVSDSPAVSDSPAVSDSPAVSDSPAVSDSPAVSDSPAVSDSPAVSDSPAVSDSPAMAVQEVQISVTDRHLSVILHSLSGATSPSETAEDVMLVPMVVSPPESVKKAARESSDLLCPLPVATLETESVSVICPPPSPVTVEIQPSILASPLTAATVETESSNRICPSVVSVETELANMRSSSAAKTVEADSSVVTCPHTAVTDDFVASVSVCLPVVALEETGIPSVQLPAPAIALTEETQCQSASPCLPTLTAAGESRTPFLVYLPLPAPELAKTPGLLCQLGLGPEEAKSFPFLCLPISDIPRTPSLVTASLAPAQTAAVAPAAAPDLPRTNLPGVTDIPRTLSYVAAGAQELPRLQSYTANTAEVQEPPRTPSYLANTPGVQEIPHNPSYLKNSAVFQDMCFMCPSVTASNLSRNNSFVHSPAAMAPQQPIRGPCMMSLYPQGGPVMGHCTHSPGQCSASLQQQAGMAPLNHGQQTNTNFMPICSQGPSLCSCLSRTGSHWRLCHLTRPESQGRVSSMICPYQNSQTMMHCNSLDHMANIPMYQDCGHYSSSCHLLPPCSQSSHSSLHTHHVAEPHCSAHNLGTSFVQPQTCSSDPLFHFPQQYHLLATPSQERQQALCPLQCPLLQQRHSSLLFCGHQGELSRRGSSSCVPATNQRQNQGGMEQKNNIPSCVSLHNKRLDTSSNNNQGCVMNCNPQGN